One window of the Acaryochloris sp. CCMEE 5410 genome contains the following:
- a CDS encoding glycosyltransferase family 4 protein: MSLPRLLFLTERFPPDMGGVSRSAGRIVTSLHSLGIDVDVVTWSRYLQPGEMSTEQGSSGRVYRLGLYRHWDATMPHTLNILDGLHQASPFKAVWGHYLFPAGFLGVWFGRQHHIPTLVSARGNDIDRELFPPGDFARLQWTLTHASTLTAVSHDMARKMQMVGDRTPITVLPNTLDCEIFHPLPPNDLQDLRHNLGIADQEVVLGFSGELREKKGQGFLLQALAQLRAQRPACLLIIGELRSAAQSLLQTFAIDHPDHAARVIVTGPLSDPEVIVQHLNLCDIYLQPSLWEGMPNALLEAMACERCCIASDAGGIPEVLESGQTGWVIPRSQLHHLGDAILDCLSLSVEERHQMGQRARQFVQTHHAPAQEKAQLQKLLEHLING, translated from the coding sequence GTGAGCTTGCCCCGTTTGCTATTCCTAACTGAACGTTTTCCCCCAGATATGGGCGGCGTATCCCGCAGCGCGGGGCGGATTGTCACATCCCTACACAGCCTGGGCATTGATGTAGATGTGGTGACCTGGAGCCGGTATCTGCAGCCGGGGGAGATGAGTACTGAGCAGGGCAGTTCAGGCCGAGTTTATCGGCTGGGGTTATATCGCCATTGGGATGCAACGATGCCCCATACTTTAAATATTTTAGATGGGCTGCACCAAGCATCTCCCTTTAAGGCCGTTTGGGGGCATTATTTATTTCCTGCCGGTTTTTTAGGGGTGTGGTTTGGCCGACAACATCACATACCAACACTGGTAAGTGCACGGGGAAACGATATCGATCGAGAACTATTTCCCCCTGGAGACTTTGCCCGCTTGCAGTGGACACTCACCCATGCCTCAACCCTCACGGCAGTCAGTCACGATATGGCCCGTAAAATGCAGATGGTTGGGGACCGCACCCCTATCACTGTTCTTCCCAATACCCTCGATTGTGAGATTTTTCATCCTCTCCCACCCAATGACCTGCAAGACCTACGCCACAATTTAGGTATTGCCGATCAAGAAGTCGTGTTGGGATTTTCAGGAGAGCTGCGAGAAAAGAAAGGTCAGGGATTTTTATTACAAGCCCTCGCTCAGCTCCGAGCCCAGCGTCCAGCCTGTCTGTTGATTATCGGCGAGCTGCGTTCTGCGGCTCAGTCATTGCTGCAAACGTTTGCGATTGACCATCCTGATCATGCGGCTCGGGTGATTGTCACTGGCCCGTTGTCAGACCCTGAGGTGATCGTTCAGCACTTAAATCTCTGTGATATCTATCTGCAGCCGTCTTTGTGGGAAGGTATGCCCAATGCACTGCTAGAAGCCATGGCCTGTGAACGTTGCTGTATTGCCAGTGATGCGGGCGGCATCCCAGAGGTGCTGGAGTCAGGACAAACGGGATGGGTCATACCGAGATCGCAACTGCATCACTTAGGCGATGCCATTCTAGACTGTCTTTCTCTCTCGGTGGAGGAACGACACCAGATGGGACAACGTGCCCGACAATTTGTCCAAACCCACCATGCCCCTGCCCAAGAGAAAGCGCAGCTCCAAAAATTGCTAGAGCATTTAATCAATGGATGA
- a CDS encoding glycosyltransferase family 4 protein encodes MPKLAYVCFDMVPAPKGAAIHIAAFTQALAQWCGSVQFVSVAPTLEISPTVERWPGVMHTALPTSGKTLIDRVITFRQRLEQWLAGQWFDVIHVRSMYEGFPIAQQKSKYCQTLILEVNGLPSIELKYRYPRVADDRELMHKLIAQEDLCLEQADVVLTVSKVTRDYLIQRGVSPTKIQVIANGVNLDFFPHQAPQPDPESLHLLYFGTLSAWQGVDLAVEALGLYCRDFPATLTIVGPAKPNQVRSLTKLATKLGVDKQLNILEPLSQTDLCHQMHTADVILAPLKPNDRNCTQGCCPLKVLEGMASGTPVITSDLPVVRELGMPDTHFLSVRPGSAKAIKDGVLRLRADPELRMQLSQNARLQITQQFTWQQATDRLIACYQDLLQTSSID; translated from the coding sequence ATGCCCAAGTTGGCTTACGTTTGTTTCGATATGGTTCCCGCCCCTAAAGGTGCTGCGATTCATATTGCTGCCTTTACCCAAGCCCTTGCTCAATGGTGTGGTTCAGTCCAGTTCGTCAGTGTTGCCCCTACGCTGGAGATATCTCCGACCGTAGAGCGATGGCCAGGCGTGATGCATACTGCTCTTCCCACCAGTGGTAAGACCTTAATTGACCGGGTAATTACATTTCGCCAGCGGCTTGAACAATGGTTGGCAGGCCAATGGTTTGATGTCATCCATGTACGGTCGATGTATGAAGGATTCCCGATTGCACAACAAAAGTCAAAGTATTGCCAAACTTTGATTCTGGAGGTGAATGGCTTACCGTCCATTGAGCTGAAATACCGCTATCCGCGAGTGGCAGATGATCGAGAACTGATGCATAAGCTGATCGCTCAGGAAGATTTATGTTTAGAGCAAGCCGATGTAGTGCTCACCGTTAGCAAGGTGACTCGCGACTATTTAATTCAGCGGGGTGTCTCTCCAACCAAAATTCAGGTGATTGCCAATGGCGTTAATCTCGACTTCTTTCCGCACCAAGCTCCGCAGCCAGATCCTGAAAGCTTGCATTTGCTGTACTTTGGAACCTTATCCGCTTGGCAAGGGGTGGATTTAGCCGTTGAAGCGTTGGGACTTTACTGTCGGGACTTCCCCGCCACTCTGACGATTGTGGGTCCCGCAAAACCTAACCAAGTGAGATCGCTAACTAAACTGGCTACTAAATTAGGTGTAGACAAGCAACTGAATATTCTGGAACCGCTGTCCCAGACCGATCTCTGCCACCAAATGCATACCGCAGATGTGATTCTCGCCCCATTAAAACCCAATGATCGCAACTGTACCCAAGGCTGTTGTCCCTTGAAAGTGCTAGAGGGGATGGCATCTGGCACGCCTGTCATTACTAGTGATCTGCCAGTGGTTCGTGAATTAGGGATGCCGGACACCCATTTTTTGTCGGTTCGTCCCGGCTCTGCCAAAGCGATTAAAGATGGGGTGCTTCGACTCAGAGCTGATCCAGAGCTACGTATGCAGTTGTCTCAGAATGCGCGATTGCAGATCACGCAACAGTTCACCTGGCAACAGGCCACGGATCGGCTGATTGCTTGCTATCAAGACCTTCTGCAAACGTCATCCATTGATTAA
- a CDS encoding tetratricopeptide repeat protein — translation MSRGGCSAGEANTLKALGDVLQFLDQRQEALDRYDQALRIYREVGDRLGEANTLKAIGDVLQFLKQSQEALDRYDQALRIYREVGARLGEANTLKALGDVLQFLDQRQEALDRYDQALRIYREVGARLGEANTLLGLGSLQDRPAQAMDYYQSAQTIFQQIGDQYSQGRNLLMFIVSAQQQLGDLDGLEASLAQAEAIGKAIDFKPFQQAVDQIRSTL, via the coding sequence ATATCGCGAGGTGGGTGCTCGGCTGGGGAAGCCAATACGTTAAAAGCCCTGGGTGATGTCCTCCAATTTCTGGATCAACGTCAAGAGGCCTTAGATCGCTATGACCAAGCCTTGAGGATATATCGCGAGGTGGGTGATCGGCTGGGGGAAGCCAATACGTTAAAAGCGATTGGCGATGTCCTCCAATTTCTCAAGCAAAGTCAAGAGGCCTTAGATCGCTATGACCAAGCCTTGAGGATATATCGCGAGGTGGGTGCTCGGCTGGGGGAAGCCAATACGTTAAAAGCCCTGGGTGATGTCCTCCAATTTCTGGATCAACGTCAAGAGGCCTTAGATCGCTATGACCAAGCCTTGAGGATATATCGCGAGGTGGGTGCTCGGCTGGGGGAAGCCAATACGTTACTGGGGTTAGGAAGTTTACAGGATCGTCCAGCACAAGCGATGGATTACTATCAGTCTGCTCAAACCATTTTTCAGCAAATTGGTGATCAATATAGTCAAGGTCGTAACTTGTTAATGTTTATTGTTTCTGCCCAACAACAGCTAGGCGACTTAGATGGTCTAGAAGCATCGTTGGCCCAGGCTGAAGCCATTGGCAAAGCAATTGACTTCAAACCATTCCAACAGGCGGTCGATCAGATTCGCTCAACGCTATAG
- a CDS encoding tetratricopeptide repeat protein, with the protein MGARLGEANTLKALGDVLQFLDQRQEALDRYDQALRIYREVGARLGEANTLKALGDVLQFLDQRQEALDRYDQALRIYREVGARLGKPIR; encoded by the coding sequence GTGGGTGCTCGGCTGGGGGAAGCCAATACGTTAAAAGCCCTGGGTGATGTCCTCCAATTTCTGGATCAACGTCAAGAGGCCTTAGATCGCTATGACCAAGCCTTGAGGATATATCGCGAGGTGGGTGCTCGGCTGGGGGAAGCCAATACGTTAAAAGCCCTGGGTGATGTCCTCCAATTTCTGGATCAACGTCAAGAGGCCTTAGATCGCTATGACCAAGCCTTGAGGATATATCGCGAGGTGGGTGCTCGGCTGGGGAAGCCAATACGTTAA
- a CDS encoding tetratricopeptide repeat protein, with amino-acid sequence MSRGGCSAGEANTLKALGDVLQFLDQRQEALDRYDQALRIYREVGARLGEANTLKALGDVLQFLDQRQEALDRYDQALRIYREVGARLGEANTLKALGDVLQFLDQRQEALDRYDQALRIYREVGDRLGEANTLKAIGDVLQFLSKVKRP; translated from the coding sequence ATATCGCGAGGTGGGTGCTCGGCTGGGGAAGCCAATACGTTAAAAGCCCTGGGTGATGTCCTCCAATTTCTGGATCAACGTCAAGAGGCCTTAGATCGCTATGACCAAGCCTTGAGGATATATCGCGAGGTGGGTGCTCGGCTGGGGGAAGCCAATACGTTAAAAGCCCTGGGTGATGTCCTCCAATTTCTGGATCAACGTCAAGAGGCCTTAGATCGCTATGACCAAGCCTTGAGGATATATCGCGAGGTGGGTGCTCGGCTGGGGGAAGCCAATACGTTAAAAGCCCTGGGTGATGTCCTCCAATTTCTGGATCAACGTCAAGAGGCCTTAGATCGCTATGACCAAGCCTTGAGGATATATCGCGAGGTGGGTGATCGGCTGGGGGAAGCCAATACGTTAAAAGCGATTGGCGATGTCCTCCAATTTCTCAGCAAAGTCAAGAGGCCTTAG
- a CDS encoding tetratricopeptide repeat protein, translating to MSRGGCSAGGSQYVKALGDVLQFLDQRQEALDRYDQALRIYREVGDRLGEANTLKAIGDVLQFLKQSQEALDRYDQALRIYREVGARLGEANTLKAIGDVLQFLKQSQEALDRYDQALRIYREVGDRLGEANTLKAIGDVLQFLKQSQEALDRYDQALRIYREVGDRLGEANTLKAIGDVLQFLKQSQEALDRYDQALRIYREVGARLGKPIR from the coding sequence ATATCGCGAGGTGGGTGCTCGGCTGGGGGAAGCCAATACGTTAAAGCCCTGGGTGATGTCCTCCAATTTCTGGATCAACGTCAAGAGGCCTTAGATCGCTATGACCAAGCCTTGAGGATATATCGCGAGGTGGGTGATCGGCTGGGGGAAGCCAATACGTTAAAAGCGATTGGCGATGTCCTCCAATTTCTCAAGCAAAGTCAAGAGGCCTTAGATCGCTATGACCAAGCCTTGAGGATATATCGCGAGGTGGGTGCTCGGCTGGGGGAAGCCAATACGTTAAAAGCGATTGGCGATGTCCTCCAATTTCTCAAGCAAAGTCAAGAGGCCTTAGATCGCTATGACCAAGCCTTGAGGATATATCGCGAGGTGGGTGATCGGCTGGGGGAAGCCAATACGTTAAAAGCGATTGGCGATGTCCTCCAATTTCTCAAGCAAAGTCAAGAGGCCTTAGATCGCTATGACCAAGCCTTGAGGATATATCGCGAGGTGGGTGATCGGCTGGGGGAAGCCAATACGTTAAAAGCGATTGGCGATGTCCTCCAATTTCTCAAGCAAAGTCAAGAGGCCTTAGATCGCTATGACCAAGCCTTGAGGATATATCGCGAGGTGGGTGCTCGGCTGGGGAAGCCAATACGTTAA
- a CDS encoding tetratricopeptide repeat protein, whose product MPTIERSAEEQRQYLRLLVALEANQGQLGLLIAVTENRNLQTAVIEDYEQSLREQGVHAYRLFINRQDPSLRTGLEQLVAQQPVLQEHQPAVVTVLGIGDLLPSMLAMPESQQARFLGYLQWTREALRQFRFPVVLWVNRKVVRLLAEQSPDFWSWRSGVFWFGVDPSDVALLPFTASKTTEKAATRGLDPSIEALMGLIEALEQQADKDPAQLADLYTQLGQVYTKRSQSRQNREFAIQVYKRAVQLLDNLDLPAELATSLEQLGNLYFELKDNAHEANVCYDEALRLYREVGDRLGEANTLKALGDVLQFLDQRQAALERYDEALRLYREVGARLGEANTLKALGDVLQFLDQRQAALERYDEALRLYREVGARLGEANTLKALGDVLQFLDQRQEALDRYDQALRIYREVGDRLGEANTLKAIGDVLQFLKQSQEALDRYDQALRIYREVGARLGEANTLKPWVMSSNFWINVKRP is encoded by the coding sequence ATGCCCACCATTGAGCGCTCTGCGGAAGAACAGCGCCAATACCTGCGGCTGCTAGTTGCCCTAGAGGCGAATCAGGGGCAATTGGGATTACTGATTGCCGTGACAGAAAACCGTAACTTGCAAACTGCCGTTATTGAGGACTACGAGCAATCGCTGCGGGAGCAGGGAGTCCATGCCTATCGGTTGTTTATTAACCGTCAAGACCCCAGTTTGCGGACAGGATTAGAGCAGTTGGTCGCTCAACAGCCTGTTTTACAGGAGCATCAGCCTGCGGTGGTCACGGTGCTGGGGATTGGGGATTTACTGCCGTCAATGTTGGCGATGCCAGAGTCTCAGCAAGCTCGATTTTTAGGGTACTTACAATGGACCCGAGAAGCTTTGCGGCAATTTCGGTTTCCGGTTGTGCTCTGGGTCAATCGCAAGGTGGTGCGTTTATTAGCAGAGCAATCGCCAGATTTCTGGAGCTGGCGCAGTGGCGTTTTTTGGTTTGGCGTTGACCCCAGTGATGTGGCTCTCTTACCATTTACAGCTTCCAAGACGACGGAAAAAGCGGCAACTAGGGGGTTAGATCCTTCTATCGAAGCGTTGATGGGTCTGATTGAAGCGCTGGAGCAGCAGGCCGATAAAGATCCAGCCCAATTAGCAGATCTGTATACTCAATTGGGGCAAGTTTATACGAAGCGAAGTCAAAGCAGACAAAATCGTGAGTTTGCTATCCAGGTCTATAAACGAGCTGTGCAATTATTGGACAATCTGGATTTGCCTGCAGAATTGGCGACCAGTTTAGAACAGCTAGGGAATCTCTATTTTGAACTCAAAGACAATGCTCACGAGGCAAATGTTTGCTATGACGAAGCGTTGCGTCTGTATCGCGAGGTGGGTGATCGGCTGGGGGAAGCCAATACGTTAAAAGCCCTGGGTGATGTCCTCCAATTTCTTGACCAACGCCAAGCGGCTTTAGAGCGCTATGACGAAGCGTTGCGTCTGTATCGCGAGGTGGGTGCTCGGCTGGGGGAAGCCAATACGTTAAAAGCCCTGGGTGATGTCCTCCAATTTCTTGACCAACGCCAAGCGGCTTTAGAGCGCTATGACGAAGCGTTGCGTCTGTATCGCGAGGTGGGTGCTCGGCTGGGGGAAGCCAATACGTTAAAAGCCCTGGGTGATGTCCTCCAATTTCTGGATCAACGTCAAGAGGCCTTAGATCGCTATGACCAAGCCTTGAGGATATATCGCGAGGTGGGTGATCGGCTGGGGGAAGCCAATACGTTAAAAGCGATTGGCGATGTCCTCCAATTTCTCAAGCAAAGTCAAGAGGCCTTAGATCGCTATGACCAAGCCTTGAGGATATATCGCGAGGTGGGTGCTCGGCTGGGGGAAGCCAATACGTTAAAGCCCTGGGTGATGTCCTCCAATTTCTGGATCAACGTCAAGAGGCCTTAG
- a CDS encoding AAA family ATPase: MSHPLLATFRQAYRDLDLFPLLSDEEVEAFRVDYGRDALVRLEQAVDDAPEDGKIIFAGHRGCGKSTLLAQFGRLMSDPEREPRYFVVRFSISDMVEMSAVDHVNILYAIALQLLSKARDSEVDIPTTTQEEILNWFITTHSTTETKDLKSQIGIGGDVLKILTAKLQTESTFREEIKRTYERRISELVAKIEEIAALIQHHTIRPLLVIIDDLDKLDWKLVEEIYKNNILALFQPQMRMVFTIPIAVVRDIELRTILQSACGRPILQMGVAKFFTKADRHRQQQPDQRKVDIFLKVLERRFGEHWAEVMSPQTARQIVLLSGGVLREMVRIARECCSQCSLLLRLEPERTEMKIDDQVLELAVRELRNEFSLSLGKRRSEILVTTYEDAKPEEVDDEDFALLLHGLYILEYRNNQVWYDVHPIVKKHLQLEQLLPTMDSGSAEDAHH, encoded by the coding sequence ATGAGTCACCCCCTTCTCGCAACCTTTCGGCAGGCTTATCGGGATTTAGATTTATTTCCCTTGTTGTCTGACGAGGAAGTCGAGGCGTTTCGCGTCGATTACGGTCGGGATGCATTGGTGCGGCTAGAGCAGGCTGTGGACGATGCACCCGAGGATGGCAAGATTATCTTTGCAGGACATCGGGGGTGTGGGAAGTCAACGCTACTCGCCCAGTTTGGCCGCTTGATGAGTGATCCAGAGCGAGAACCCCGCTATTTTGTCGTCCGCTTTTCCATCTCGGACATGGTAGAGATGTCGGCGGTGGACCATGTCAATATTCTCTATGCTATTGCTTTACAGCTTTTGAGTAAGGCGAGGGACTCCGAGGTGGATATTCCTACGACCACTCAAGAAGAAATTTTAAATTGGTTTATTACTACTCACTCAACGACGGAAACCAAGGATCTCAAATCCCAGATTGGGATTGGTGGCGATGTTCTGAAGATCTTGACCGCTAAGCTACAAACAGAATCCACCTTTAGGGAAGAAATCAAACGTACTTATGAACGGCGTATTTCTGAACTCGTAGCCAAAATAGAAGAAATCGCTGCTCTGATCCAGCATCATACAATCCGTCCCCTGTTAGTGATTATTGATGATTTGGATAAATTGGATTGGAAATTAGTAGAAGAAATTTACAAGAACAATATCCTGGCGCTTTTTCAGCCCCAAATGCGGATGGTGTTTACTATTCCGATAGCCGTGGTCAGAGATATTGAACTCCGCACGATTTTGCAGTCGGCTTGTGGTCGTCCGATTTTGCAAATGGGAGTTGCTAAATTTTTTACTAAGGCCGATCGTCACCGCCAGCAGCAGCCGGATCAGCGCAAGGTGGATATTTTCCTCAAAGTATTAGAACGTCGCTTTGGTGAGCACTGGGCGGAAGTCATGTCGCCACAAACCGCTCGGCAGATTGTGTTGCTGAGTGGAGGAGTATTGCGGGAAATGGTGCGGATTGCTCGGGAATGTTGCAGTCAATGTTCGCTGCTACTGCGGCTGGAGCCAGAACGAACTGAGATGAAGATTGATGATCAGGTGCTGGAACTGGCTGTGCGGGAACTTCGGAATGAATTTTCTCTGTCTTTGGGCAAGCGGCGGTCTGAGATTTTAGTCACAACCTATGAAGATGCTAAGCCAGAAGAAGTGGATGATGAAGATTTTGCCCTACTGTTGCACGGGTTATATATCTTGGAATATCGCAACAATCAGGTCTGGTACGATGTGCATCCGATTGTCAAAAAACATCTCCAGCTAGAGCAATTGCTGCCGACGATGGACTCTGGGAGTGCTGAGGATGCCCACCATTGA
- a CDS encoding FHA domain-containing protein, with protein MQIQLVWTDPTSGKTYQPHLQPPVALGQSFNLMPATHQGQAVSRIVLHDDAVQAFHALLEVRQSSVWLCSQADSQINGVTVTEGVLTHGDRIQIGPFELTFTLVPKPTTTEEPLQDQASAISGDSRSTSLLGMAQIPTERPAQTAQANRSSGEWVCDRKVGFLFKRTCDRTTALGCPYCRDGQSKLDQDPYWLDYDLYPGYGIYRPGSWGYEYYRDRAYYCYNRESRNVDFTEADAASFEEELDTDYEMNFGAS; from the coding sequence GTGCAAATTCAACTCGTTTGGACTGATCCAACTTCTGGTAAAACCTATCAGCCCCATTTGCAGCCTCCGGTTGCTTTGGGACAAAGCTTTAATCTGATGCCTGCCACCCATCAAGGGCAAGCAGTGAGTCGAATTGTGCTCCATGATGACGCAGTACAGGCATTTCATGCTTTGTTGGAAGTGCGACAGAGTAGCGTTTGGTTATGCAGCCAGGCAGACAGCCAAATTAACGGGGTCACTGTTACTGAGGGAGTTTTAACCCATGGTGACCGAATTCAGATCGGTCCCTTTGAACTCACATTCACGCTTGTCCCAAAGCCAACCACCACCGAGGAACCCCTCCAAGATCAAGCATCGGCCATCAGTGGAGACTCTCGTTCTACCTCACTTTTGGGTATGGCCCAGATCCCTACAGAGCGCCCCGCACAAACAGCACAGGCGAATCGTTCTTCTGGGGAATGGGTTTGCGATCGCAAAGTCGGTTTCTTGTTCAAACGAACGTGCGATCGCACCACAGCATTGGGATGTCCTTACTGTCGTGATGGTCAAAGCAAACTCGACCAAGACCCTTACTGGTTAGACTATGATCTCTATCCTGGTTATGGCATCTATCGCCCCGGCAGTTGGGGCTATGAATACTATCGCGATCGCGCTTACTACTGCTACAACCGCGAGTCCCGAAACGTTGACTTTACAGAAGCGGATGCCGCCAGCTTTGAAGAGGAATTGGATACAGATTACGAGATGAATTTTGGGGCCAGTTAA
- a CDS encoding glycosyltransferase produces MATWLIYALGGGWGHLNRAIALGRQAAPQHHVRILTNSPYAPWVETQLHRIDLSASGLQNLSLQILPVASAAETRHQVQAIVQNQNYDCLIVDTFPRGLGGELVDCFPQMSTVPKVLIHRDIDPAYVKAKQVGRFAEHYYKTILVPGEGDTLPFANFPQAVQTLPWLMFNSQELPSVIPKGQPTILVVAAGHLPEMAFWGQFMMALSTTFPNVNCRCLAYTCPPQCPPNLWIQVWPGMLILNQADVVIGGAGYNTVFECQALGKPLIAFAWPRQYDRQQYRGQRWAKLVKTSQEAIDAVQALLQSPRNPNPIQPYRNGIGDAIAIIDKTYSAP; encoded by the coding sequence ATGGCCACTTGGCTGATTTATGCCTTAGGCGGAGGCTGGGGACATCTCAATCGGGCCATTGCCTTAGGCCGACAAGCCGCCCCTCAGCATCACGTTCGCATCCTCACTAATTCTCCCTATGCCCCTTGGGTTGAGACTCAACTGCATCGAATAGATCTCAGTGCATCTGGTTTACAGAATCTATCACTCCAGATTTTACCCGTTGCTTCTGCTGCAGAAACGCGACATCAGGTACAAGCTATCGTCCAAAACCAAAACTATGATTGCCTGATCGTCGATACTTTTCCCCGTGGCCTTGGCGGCGAGCTAGTGGATTGCTTTCCTCAAATGTCTACTGTTCCCAAAGTTCTTATTCATCGAGATATCGATCCAGCTTATGTGAAAGCCAAGCAGGTGGGGCGATTTGCTGAGCACTACTACAAGACAATTCTCGTTCCAGGTGAAGGGGATACTCTACCCTTTGCAAATTTTCCCCAGGCTGTGCAAACCCTACCCTGGCTGATGTTCAATTCGCAGGAGCTGCCTTCGGTCATCCCAAAAGGTCAGCCCACGATCTTGGTAGTCGCCGCAGGTCATCTGCCAGAAATGGCCTTTTGGGGCCAGTTCATGATGGCGTTATCCACCACATTTCCCAACGTTAACTGCCGCTGCCTGGCCTATACTTGCCCTCCCCAGTGCCCACCCAACCTGTGGATTCAAGTATGGCCAGGGATGCTGATATTGAACCAGGCTGATGTCGTCATCGGTGGGGCAGGCTACAATACCGTGTTTGAATGTCAGGCATTGGGCAAACCATTGATTGCCTTTGCCTGGCCCCGGCAATATGATCGACAACAGTACCGCGGCCAGCGGTGGGCCAAACTCGTGAAAACGTCTCAGGAAGCTATAGATGCGGTACAAGCGCTCTTGCAATCTCCCCGGAATCCTAACCCGATCCAGCCTTATAGGAATGGAATTGGGGATGCGATCGCAATCATAGACAAGACATACTCAGCCCCATAG
- a CDS encoding ion channel, whose product MYLPSPSQHKYRQLLGVLIANYLVTPFLQGGLGSLISALLLLYVMVVIVKSFSLPPKLFWAYVFIAVLAFSLQLGPRVGWTSTATLPFSLLAQSIYVLYLGVAALLIMREIITVTTITMDTIRGGICAYFLLAFIWALFYGMVATLNPHAFSATLIQPGSYLQPIHFSVTTLTTLGFGDIVPVSTLAIVLTDTEAIIGQLYPTVFIAILVGGYLSQKVDQP is encoded by the coding sequence ATGTATTTGCCATCTCCATCGCAACACAAATATCGCCAGCTTTTAGGGGTGCTAATTGCCAATTATTTAGTCACGCCCTTTTTACAGGGTGGACTAGGCAGTCTCATCTCGGCCTTGCTACTGCTGTACGTGATGGTTGTGATTGTTAAAAGCTTTTCGCTCCCCCCGAAACTGTTTTGGGCATATGTCTTTATTGCGGTCTTAGCGTTCTCTCTGCAATTAGGCCCCAGAGTGGGATGGACTTCAACTGCAACCTTACCGTTTTCTCTGCTTGCTCAATCCATTTATGTCCTCTATTTGGGGGTAGCCGCGTTGTTAATTATGCGGGAAATTATTACAGTCACCACCATCACTATGGATACGATTAGGGGAGGCATTTGCGCCTACTTTCTGCTTGCTTTTATCTGGGCATTATTCTATGGCATGGTTGCAACCCTCAATCCCCATGCTTTTTCGGCAACTTTAATCCAGCCCGGTTCCTATTTACAACCCATTCACTTTAGCGTTACGACATTAACAACCCTCGGGTTTGGCGATATTGTCCCCGTGAGTACGTTAGCCATTGTGCTCACGGATACAGAAGCTATCATTGGTCAGCTCTACCCTACAGTATTCATCGCCATTCTGGTGGGTGGGTACTTGTCTCAGAAAGTAGATCAACCCTGA